In Labilithrix sp., a single genomic region encodes these proteins:
- a CDS encoding Uma2 family endonuclease, whose product MPPSRRSVGLRSSMIEQKILAGGAGGRGAGAEPTPEHGRLCIAVSAELRAALRGLRTVRDGSVAIHVPATRAGLRPDVSVVCGPVMKTVVEKDGNVQGEAITNPCVIVEVLSDSTERDDRGWKARDYRTIASLEEYVLVSQDERCVEVFRRGAEWRREVYGAGESFPLHGALVSVDAVYAE is encoded by the coding sequence ATGCCACCATCGAGACGCTCCGTGGGTCTTCGAAGCTCCATGATCGAACAGAAGATTCTCGCCGGCGGGGCGGGGGGTCGGGGGGCGGGGGCGGAGCCCACCCCCGAGCATGGCCGCCTTTGCATCGCCGTGTCGGCGGAGCTTCGGGCGGCGCTCCGCGGCCTTCGCACCGTGCGCGACGGCTCGGTCGCGATTCATGTCCCGGCGACGCGCGCCGGTCTCCGCCCCGACGTAAGCGTCGTCTGCGGCCCGGTCATGAAGACCGTCGTGGAGAAGGACGGGAACGTCCAGGGCGAAGCGATCACCAATCCTTGCGTCATCGTCGAGGTCCTGTCGGACTCGACGGAGCGTGACGACCGAGGCTGGAAGGCCCGCGACTACAGGACGATCGCCTCGCTGGAGGAGTACGTCCTCGTCTCGCAGGACGAGCGATGCGTCGAGGTGTTTCGGCGCGGCGCGGAGTGGAGGCGCGAGGTCTACGGCGCGGGAGAGAGCTTCCCGCTGCACGGCGCGCTCGTCTCGGTGGACGCCGTCTACGCCGAGTAG
- a CDS encoding acylphosphatase, which translates to MAQKRIHLIVRGRVQGVYFRAATQREARRLGITGWVKNRPDGCVEMCAEGDEDAIKELASWANHGPSAARVDHVDIRWRGYTGEFPEFAIVE; encoded by the coding sequence ATGGCTCAGAAGCGCATTCATCTCATCGTTCGGGGTCGAGTTCAGGGCGTCTACTTCCGCGCGGCGACGCAGCGCGAGGCGCGGCGCCTCGGCATCACGGGCTGGGTCAAGAACCGCCCCGACGGCTGCGTCGAGATGTGCGCCGAGGGCGACGAGGACGCGATCAAGGAGCTCGCGAGCTGGGCGAACCACGGCCCCTCCGCCGCGCGCGTCGATCACGTCGACATCCGCTGGCGCGGCTACACCGGCGAGTTCCCCGAGTTCGCGATCGTCGAATAG
- a CDS encoding DUF2760 domain-containing protein: MPFFSRLIFAIVAWFKILFDGEAAARMAAAAEGAPALPEAKKEEPKPAKSEPPPPPPTDAALQLLALLQREGRLVDFLEEDIAGAADADIGAAARVVHSGCRKALRAHVTLAPVRAEDEGAKVTLAEANPVEVKLTGNVAGKGPYSGVLRHRGWRATEIKLPTAVAGHDPRVVAQAEVEL, encoded by the coding sequence ATGCCCTTTTTTTCCAGGCTGATCTTCGCGATCGTCGCGTGGTTCAAGATCCTCTTCGACGGGGAGGCCGCCGCCCGTATGGCCGCCGCGGCGGAGGGCGCGCCGGCGCTTCCGGAGGCGAAGAAGGAAGAGCCGAAGCCCGCGAAGAGCGAGCCGCCGCCTCCTCCTCCGACCGACGCGGCGTTGCAGCTCCTCGCCCTGCTGCAGCGCGAAGGGCGCCTCGTCGACTTCCTCGAAGAAGACATCGCCGGCGCCGCGGACGCGGACATCGGGGCCGCCGCGCGCGTCGTGCACTCCGGTTGCAGGAAGGCGCTCCGCGCGCACGTGACGCTCGCGCCCGTGCGCGCCGAAGACGAAGGCGCGAAGGTCACGCTCGCCGAGGCGAACCCCGTCGAGGTGAAGCTCACCGGCAACGTCGCGGGGAAGGGGCCATACAGCGGCGTCCTCCGGCACCGCGGCTGGCGCGCGACCGAGATCAAGCTCCCCACCGCCGTCGCCGGTCACGATCCGCGCGTCGTCGCGCAGGCCGAGGTCGAGCTGTGA
- a CDS encoding PAS domain S-box protein, with protein sequence MSLDAGGRIRQRLESVAAPTDLPLQLLAQAPVPFALWRRDGRFVLANDAFERLFLSSEPPPHAIPDTDVLRRATDGETVVVTTSWTDARERRAAAITVFPLTNAAGEIEHVAATYRDDSALRSLRAGVERSEARFRRLADSGLVGVVTTGAAGTIVDANDTFARMVGYSAAELARGETMLWDLTAAERRHHDRRALEALETRGSASPWETECVRKDGARVPVLVAAAVLDRASGESIAFLLDLTERRRAEKALMLSERRFRRLSDSGLIGIAIADTAGTINDANDAFLSILGYTREDFAAGKVTEQTVNAPDRERTDETARRQLQDFGVAQPWEKELLHKKGHRVPVLCGSVMIDPSTQEVLSFILDLSDRERAEAAARASEARKAAVMEAALDAIVLMNHEGLITEFNPAAERTFGHTRDEVLGRPLSDVIVPPALREHHRAGVERYVATGEASILGRRIEVPAMRKDGSEFPAEVAVVPIRAEGAPIFTGYIRDLTERKRAAKAELLQREKEAAQAANRELEAFSYSVAHDLRAPLRGLGGFSSVLLEDYGDVLDEEARSMLRRIIAAGVRMGQIIDALLALARLSRTELRRETVDLTKIARDVFDHLRTLEPARDVELVAMEGITANGDAGLLRVALENLLGNAWKFTRHQARARIELGATPAADGGGYFVRDNGAGFNMAHATRLFTPFQRLHSPEQYEGTGVGLATVQRVVLRHGGRVWVEAKEGEGATFRFTLEGTAPRGSS encoded by the coding sequence ATGTCCCTCGACGCAGGCGGTCGCATCAGGCAACGACTCGAGTCCGTCGCTGCCCCCACCGACCTGCCGCTGCAGCTCCTCGCGCAGGCGCCGGTCCCGTTCGCGCTCTGGCGGCGCGACGGGCGCTTCGTGCTCGCGAACGACGCCTTCGAGCGGCTGTTCCTCTCGTCCGAGCCGCCGCCGCACGCGATCCCCGACACCGACGTCCTTCGCCGCGCGACCGACGGCGAGACCGTCGTCGTGACGACGTCGTGGACCGACGCGCGCGAGCGGCGCGCCGCGGCGATCACGGTCTTCCCACTCACGAACGCGGCCGGCGAGATCGAGCACGTCGCGGCGACCTACCGCGACGACTCCGCGCTCCGCTCCCTCCGCGCCGGCGTCGAGCGCAGCGAGGCACGCTTCCGCCGCCTCGCCGACTCGGGCCTCGTCGGCGTCGTCACCACCGGCGCGGCGGGGACGATCGTCGACGCGAACGACACCTTCGCGCGGATGGTCGGCTACTCCGCGGCGGAGCTGGCGCGCGGCGAGACCATGCTCTGGGACCTGACGGCGGCCGAGCGCCGGCACCACGATCGCCGCGCGCTCGAGGCGCTCGAGACGCGCGGGAGCGCCTCGCCGTGGGAGACGGAGTGCGTGCGCAAGGACGGCGCGCGCGTCCCCGTCCTCGTCGCCGCCGCCGTGCTCGACCGCGCGAGCGGCGAGAGCATCGCCTTCCTGCTCGACCTGACCGAGCGGCGGCGGGCCGAGAAGGCGCTCATGCTGAGCGAGCGCCGCTTCCGCCGGCTCTCCGACTCGGGGCTCATCGGCATCGCGATCGCCGACACGGCGGGGACGATCAACGACGCCAACGACGCGTTCCTCTCGATCCTCGGCTACACGCGCGAAGACTTCGCGGCGGGGAAGGTCACCGAGCAGACCGTGAACGCGCCCGACCGCGAGCGCACCGACGAGACCGCGCGCCGGCAGCTCCAGGACTTCGGCGTCGCGCAGCCGTGGGAGAAGGAGCTGCTCCACAAGAAGGGACATCGCGTGCCGGTCCTCTGCGGCTCGGTCATGATCGATCCTTCGACGCAAGAGGTGCTCTCCTTCATCCTCGACCTGAGCGATCGCGAGCGGGCGGAGGCGGCCGCGCGCGCGAGCGAGGCGCGAAAGGCGGCGGTGATGGAGGCGGCGCTCGACGCCATCGTCCTCATGAACCACGAGGGGCTCATCACCGAGTTCAACCCCGCCGCCGAGCGGACGTTCGGCCACACGCGCGACGAGGTCCTCGGCCGGCCGCTCAGCGACGTGATCGTCCCGCCCGCGCTGCGCGAGCATCACCGCGCCGGCGTCGAGCGCTACGTCGCGACGGGCGAGGCCTCCATCCTCGGCCGCCGGATCGAGGTCCCCGCGATGCGGAAGGACGGCAGCGAGTTCCCCGCCGAGGTCGCCGTCGTCCCGATCCGCGCCGAGGGCGCCCCCATCTTCACCGGGTACATCCGCGATCTGACGGAGCGCAAGCGAGCGGCGAAGGCCGAGCTCCTCCAGCGCGAGAAGGAGGCGGCGCAGGCCGCGAACCGCGAGCTCGAGGCCTTCAGCTACTCCGTCGCGCACGACCTGCGGGCGCCGCTCCGAGGTCTCGGCGGCTTCAGCAGCGTCCTCCTCGAAGACTACGGCGACGTGCTCGACGAAGAAGCCCGCTCGATGCTCCGTCGCATCATCGCGGCCGGCGTGCGGATGGGGCAGATCATCGACGCGCTCCTCGCCCTCGCGCGCCTCTCCCGCACCGAGCTCCGTCGCGAGACGGTGGACCTCACGAAGATCGCGCGCGACGTCTTCGATCACCTCCGCACGCTCGAGCCGGCGCGCGACGTCGAGCTCGTCGCGATGGAGGGGATCACCGCCAACGGCGACGCCGGGCTGCTCCGCGTCGCGCTCGAGAACCTGCTCGGCAACGCGTGGAAGTTCACGCGCCATCAGGCGCGCGCGCGGATCGAGCTCGGCGCGACGCCGGCGGCGGACGGCGGCGGCTACTTCGTGCGCGACAACGGCGCCGGCTTCAACATGGCGCACGCGACGCGGCTCTTCACGCCGTTCCAGCGCCTGCACTCACCCGAGCAGTACGAGGGGACCGGCGTCGGCTTGGCGACGGTGCAGCGGGTCGTGCTCCGGCACGGCGGACGCGTGTGGGTGGAGGCGAAGGAGGGAGAGGGCGCCACGTTTCGGTTCACGCTCGAAGGCACCGCGCCACGAGGGAGCTCATGA
- a CDS encoding Hsp70 family protein — MTKGEKKPRYVVGVDLGTTHTALAYALLPENEDEAPPPPAMLSIPQLVAQGTIDARELLPSFFYVAHESDGPQVLPWDEGRKYAVGEHARARGVDAPARVIASAKSWLCHPSVDRRSAILPPGAPEDVERISPVEASWRYLEHLVEAWDHVVAKGDPDLALTKQSVVLTVPASFDAAARELTTEAAYAAGLEDLTLLEEPQAAFYAWLADKGDAWRKDVQAGDVVLVVDVGGGTSDFSVIAAVDKGGELVLERVAVGDHILLGGDNMDMLLAHVVEQKMVREAEEAGKALELDRWQKVALQHAARGAKEKLLTAMDEGKKKKSAESAQIAIAGKGSKLVGGTLRTEVTRDEVQAAIIDGFFPVVDAAARPAVRTRAALTQVGLPYAQDAAVTKHLAALLARHTEALATLQPEKRGGKLLHPTRILFNGGVMKAPVLRERIASCVDAWLESDGAPKAKVLEGADLDLAVARGAAAYGLARQGKGVRIRGGTARAYYVGIESAMPAVPGLEPPITALCVAPIGMEEGTSVDLGTAGGELGVVVGEKVSFRFFGSSVRRKDTTGAAIERWKQGEIEELAPIEVDLPAEGRVAGDVVPVTLRSSVTEVGTLLLEAVPLQPRKKDERWKVELSVRSES; from the coding sequence GTGACCAAGGGCGAGAAGAAGCCGCGCTACGTCGTCGGCGTCGATCTCGGGACGACGCACACCGCGCTCGCGTACGCGCTCTTGCCGGAGAACGAGGACGAGGCGCCTCCGCCGCCCGCGATGCTCTCGATCCCGCAGCTCGTCGCGCAAGGCACGATCGACGCGCGCGAGCTCTTGCCCTCCTTCTTCTACGTCGCGCACGAGTCGGACGGGCCCCAGGTCTTGCCGTGGGACGAAGGTCGCAAGTACGCCGTCGGCGAGCACGCGCGCGCGCGCGGCGTCGACGCCCCCGCCCGCGTCATCGCGAGCGCGAAGAGCTGGCTCTGTCATCCCTCCGTCGATCGACGGTCCGCGATCTTGCCGCCGGGCGCGCCGGAGGACGTCGAGCGCATCAGCCCGGTCGAGGCGTCGTGGCGCTACCTCGAGCACCTCGTCGAGGCGTGGGACCACGTCGTCGCGAAGGGCGATCCCGATCTCGCGCTGACGAAGCAGAGCGTCGTCCTCACCGTGCCCGCCTCGTTCGACGCGGCCGCGCGCGAGCTCACGACCGAGGCCGCCTACGCCGCCGGGCTCGAGGACCTCACCCTCCTCGAAGAGCCGCAGGCCGCGTTCTACGCGTGGCTCGCGGACAAGGGCGACGCGTGGCGCAAGGACGTGCAGGCCGGTGACGTCGTGCTCGTCGTCGACGTCGGCGGCGGCACCTCCGACTTCTCCGTCATCGCCGCGGTCGACAAGGGCGGCGAGCTAGTCCTCGAGCGCGTCGCGGTCGGCGACCACATCCTCCTCGGCGGCGACAACATGGACATGCTGCTCGCCCACGTCGTCGAGCAGAAGATGGTCCGCGAGGCGGAGGAGGCGGGGAAGGCGCTGGAGCTCGATCGCTGGCAGAAGGTCGCGCTCCAGCACGCCGCGCGCGGCGCGAAGGAGAAGCTCCTCACCGCGATGGATGAGGGGAAGAAAAAGAAGAGCGCCGAGAGCGCGCAGATCGCGATCGCGGGCAAGGGCTCGAAGCTCGTCGGCGGCACGCTCCGCACCGAGGTCACGCGCGACGAGGTGCAGGCCGCGATCATCGACGGCTTCTTCCCGGTCGTCGACGCCGCCGCGCGCCCCGCGGTCCGCACGCGCGCCGCGCTCACGCAGGTCGGCCTCCCGTACGCGCAGGACGCCGCGGTCACGAAGCACCTCGCCGCGCTCCTCGCGCGTCACACCGAGGCGCTCGCGACGCTCCAGCCCGAGAAGAGAGGCGGGAAGCTCCTCCACCCCACGCGCATCCTCTTCAACGGCGGCGTGATGAAGGCGCCGGTGCTCCGCGAGCGCATCGCGTCGTGCGTCGACGCCTGGCTCGAGAGCGACGGCGCGCCGAAGGCGAAGGTGCTCGAGGGCGCCGACCTCGATCTCGCGGTCGCGCGCGGCGCGGCGGCGTACGGGCTCGCGCGGCAGGGCAAGGGCGTGCGCATCCGCGGCGGCACCGCGCGCGCGTACTACGTCGGGATCGAGAGCGCGATGCCGGCGGTGCCGGGCCTCGAGCCGCCGATCACCGCGCTCTGCGTCGCGCCGATCGGCATGGAGGAGGGGACGAGCGTCGACCTCGGCACCGCCGGCGGCGAGCTCGGCGTCGTCGTCGGCGAGAAGGTGAGCTTCCGCTTCTTCGGCTCGAGCGTGCGCCGCAAGGACACGACCGGCGCCGCGATCGAGCGCTGGAAGCAGGGCGAGATCGAGGAGCTCGCGCCGATCGAGGTCGACCTCCCCGCCGAGGGTCGCGTCGCGGGCGACGTCGTCCCCGTCACGCTCCGCTCGAGCGTGACGGAGGTGGGCACCTTGCTCCTCGAGGCGGTCCCGCTCCAGCCGCGGAAGAAGGACGAACGCTGGAAGGTCGAGCTCAGCGTGCGCTCGGAGTCGTGA
- a CDS encoding tetratricopeptide repeat protein, which produces MAKLRAPLLFCLVVLALPATATAAAEPATAAPSAAAAADVDLGKHLAALTGDDATARKAAAKTIEDLGADAVPAIAKELAAQRKVAPPAVATAMKGIKEDLAETLLATKSDQPGWQPAVTTVVLMRSLAKTATTPAASEIIKVGGDHGGVFKPEVARHLKSLGDKAVPALILSRKEPSSELRHWAAGQLEGMGKRVPGDAVQTKDNQVLAETLRAFATVHDMDALPVLLSFVNSDRIQVRAAAREAIGQFGQDAVWKLREAYSNVTGKPASEGMTAAQVAKELFAAYDRLRLQEVYGLLEEGLAKEKAGDLDGAIAAFDKVLARQPLLDRRGEMVGAYIAYAQKLEESDSAKALALYRKALRLNPETARAPQVEAEIAYLEGKELQGRGVADPEPFKRALSLDPTHAKARAELNRLDTNADERDARFRAFAAAAAVILVALTGILLFGGRKKPRRPASAAS; this is translated from the coding sequence ATGGCAAAGCTCCGCGCTCCCCTCCTCTTCTGTCTCGTCGTCCTGGCGCTGCCGGCGACCGCGACGGCGGCGGCGGAGCCCGCGACCGCGGCCCCGAGCGCGGCAGCCGCGGCGGACGTCGACCTCGGCAAGCACCTCGCCGCGCTCACCGGCGACGACGCGACGGCGCGCAAAGCGGCGGCGAAGACGATCGAAGACCTCGGCGCGGACGCGGTCCCCGCGATCGCGAAGGAGCTCGCGGCGCAGCGCAAGGTCGCTCCGCCGGCGGTCGCGACCGCGATGAAGGGGATCAAGGAAGACCTCGCCGAGACGCTCCTCGCGACGAAGAGCGATCAACCCGGGTGGCAACCCGCCGTCACGACGGTGGTGCTGATGCGATCGCTCGCGAAGACGGCGACGACGCCCGCCGCCTCCGAGATCATCAAGGTCGGCGGAGACCACGGCGGCGTCTTCAAGCCGGAGGTCGCGCGTCACCTCAAGTCGCTCGGCGACAAGGCGGTGCCGGCGCTGATCCTGAGCCGCAAGGAGCCGTCGTCGGAGCTCCGGCACTGGGCGGCGGGGCAGCTCGAAGGCATGGGCAAGCGCGTGCCGGGCGACGCGGTGCAGACGAAGGACAACCAGGTCCTCGCCGAGACGCTCCGCGCGTTCGCGACCGTCCACGACATGGACGCGCTGCCGGTCCTCCTCTCGTTCGTGAACTCCGACCGCATCCAGGTGCGGGCCGCGGCGCGCGAGGCGATCGGGCAGTTCGGTCAGGACGCGGTGTGGAAGCTGCGCGAGGCGTACTCGAACGTGACGGGGAAGCCCGCGTCGGAGGGCATGACCGCGGCGCAGGTCGCGAAGGAGCTCTTCGCCGCCTACGATCGCCTCCGCCTGCAGGAGGTCTACGGCCTGCTCGAGGAGGGCCTCGCGAAGGAGAAGGCCGGCGACCTCGACGGCGCGATCGCCGCGTTCGACAAGGTGCTCGCGCGCCAGCCGCTCCTCGATCGCCGCGGCGAGATGGTCGGCGCGTACATCGCGTACGCGCAGAAGCTCGAGGAGTCGGACTCCGCGAAGGCGCTCGCGCTCTACCGCAAGGCGCTCCGCCTCAACCCCGAGACCGCCCGCGCGCCGCAGGTCGAGGCGGAGATCGCGTACCTCGAAGGCAAGGAGCTCCAGGGCCGCGGCGTCGCCGATCCGGAGCCGTTCAAGCGCGCGCTCTCGCTCGACCCGACCCACGCGAAGGCGCGCGCCGAGCTGAACCGCCTCGACACGAACGCCGACGAGCGCGACGCGCGCTTCCGCGCCTTCGCCGCCGCCGCCGCCGTCATCCTCGTCGCCCTCACCGGCATCCTGCTCTTCGGCGGCCGCAAGAAGCCGCGACGCCCGGCGAGCGCGGCGTCGTAG
- a CDS encoding serine/threonine protein kinase, producing the protein MANPEDLGRYRLKRLLGRGVLGEVWEASDLEHEGHKVAVKILHAADDELALARLQFAREARLCAQLSHPNLAQVLDAGEAAGTSFMVMEMIEGKPLRQLVGDASVTMHDKLRWLRQIGGALAVLHRADVAHRDLKPENVLIRPDGTACLVDLGIAKWTRFDLGGERDPLEAIEAMEPKEGPDPRYAPPEALESETYDELGDQWAWGTLGYELLTGKAPGPDSKPLAAFDEVSAPVADALDKARSPKREDRFDGIELALDEIGPGSAPAIPAAPPKKAPSSEPPSPSTQPAPAAPLSRRDVPPPSIQPQPHKSPLIMGLGLIVVIGVLVAIIASMR; encoded by the coding sequence ATGGCCAATCCGGAGGACCTCGGCCGCTACCGCCTGAAGCGTCTGCTCGGGCGCGGCGTGCTCGGAGAGGTCTGGGAAGCGAGCGATCTCGAGCACGAAGGGCACAAGGTCGCGGTGAAGATCCTGCATGCCGCCGACGACGAGCTCGCCCTCGCACGCTTGCAGTTTGCACGCGAAGCGCGGCTCTGCGCGCAGCTCAGCCACCCGAACCTCGCGCAGGTCCTCGACGCCGGCGAGGCGGCCGGCACGAGCTTCATGGTCATGGAGATGATCGAGGGCAAGCCGCTCCGTCAGCTCGTCGGCGACGCCTCGGTCACGATGCACGACAAGCTCCGGTGGCTCCGCCAGATCGGCGGCGCGCTCGCGGTCCTGCACCGCGCCGACGTCGCGCATCGCGATCTCAAGCCCGAGAACGTCCTCATCCGGCCGGACGGCACGGCGTGCCTCGTCGACCTCGGCATCGCGAAGTGGACCAGGTTCGATCTCGGCGGCGAGCGCGATCCGCTCGAGGCGATCGAGGCGATGGAGCCGAAGGAAGGCCCCGATCCGAGGTACGCGCCGCCGGAGGCGCTCGAGAGCGAGACCTACGACGAGCTCGGCGATCAATGGGCGTGGGGCACGCTCGGCTACGAGCTCCTCACCGGCAAGGCGCCGGGCCCCGACTCGAAGCCGCTCGCCGCGTTCGACGAGGTCTCGGCCCCCGTCGCCGACGCCCTCGACAAGGCCCGCTCGCCGAAGCGCGAGGACCGCTTCGACGGCATCGAGCTCGCGCTCGACGAGATCGGCCCCGGCAGCGCGCCCGCGATCCCCGCCGCCCCGCCGAAGAAGGCGCCGTCGTCCGAGCCCCCGTCGCCGTCGACGCAGCCCGCCCCCGCCGCCCCGCTCTCGCGCCGCGACGTGCCGCCGCCCAGCATCCAGCCGCAGCCGCACAAGTCGCCGCTCATCATGGGCCTCGGGCTCATCGTCGTGATCGGCGTCCTCGTCGCGATCATCGCCTCGATGCGGTGA
- a CDS encoding Hsp70 family protein yields the protein MSEPRFVVGIDLGTTHTVVAYAPIDSRRVKTAPDPSLFAIPQLTTPTEREDLLLLPSVLYAPVAGEIADDPTWVTGEVARRRGSEVAGRAIVSAKSWLSHAAVDRTAAILPWGGSDVAKLSPVEAETKLLQHIARAWDEAHPDAPLARQDVILTLPASFDDVARDLTLAAARDAGLEPTLLEEPTAAFYDAMRDVEAIREHVVPRNPSEERTVLVCDVGGGTTDLSLMAIAYAPKDKGGFSVRRVAVGRHILLGGDNMDLTLAHLAEARIAPSHGSGERLEAGELAQLVLACREAKERILSSKKRVDEAKVTLLGRGGKLVGGARSTVLTREEVERVVLEGFFPADVEANAAAPKTRGAIVAFGLPYERDPAVTRHIRQFLARHASELPSGAPDVVLLNGGVFNAAPIVRALKAALKVWAGEGAKAPAMLPVSDPDLAVACGAVRYGFARRGLGVRIESGAAFGYYVALADEPGRAKRAVCILPRGAKEGARHEAGDRVFDLVVGRSVRFDLFASDVAKDEAGALVTIEEDTFDRLPPVVANLPAGHKKEDAVRVRLGGELLTTGQLDLACAEVGGAGRRFRLEFALREGAARSVGPIAPASLAPPAPVDKPKPPAKLEEATAILDKVFAKKSDASPREVKDVLRDLEKTIGDRQTWTMETCRHLADRLLSNTGARRRSPNHERAYWLLLGFCMRPGFGDPGDPARVERAWPTFEGRLGFPDEAQGWQQFFIAWRRMAGGLTEAMQLAIRDAMDPLVAPKEAKLKAPKRVPEDGGEALVMLAALERAPAERRAELGEWIAEKTWTNDDARLWTAIGRVGARVPVYASVHHVVAPRHAEAWLDRLFRLKWESVATAPHAAVQLARLTGDRARDVGERHRTEVEKRLVAQGAKPAWIRSVRELAEVGEEERIAILGEGLPIGLKLAQ from the coding sequence GTGAGCGAGCCGCGCTTCGTCGTCGGCATCGACCTCGGCACGACGCACACCGTCGTCGCCTACGCTCCGATCGATTCACGTAGGGTGAAGACCGCGCCCGATCCATCACTTTTCGCGATACCTCAGCTCACGACCCCGACCGAGCGCGAGGACTTGCTCCTCCTCCCCTCCGTCCTCTACGCGCCCGTCGCCGGCGAGATCGCGGACGATCCCACGTGGGTCACCGGCGAGGTCGCGCGGCGGCGCGGGAGCGAGGTGGCGGGGCGCGCGATCGTGAGCGCGAAGAGCTGGCTCTCGCACGCCGCGGTGGACCGCACCGCCGCGATCCTCCCGTGGGGCGGGAGCGACGTGGCGAAGCTCTCTCCGGTGGAGGCGGAGACCAAGCTCCTCCAGCACATCGCGCGCGCGTGGGACGAGGCGCACCCCGACGCGCCGCTCGCGCGGCAAGACGTGATCCTCACGCTGCCGGCGTCGTTCGACGACGTCGCGCGCGACCTCACCCTCGCGGCCGCGCGGGACGCCGGGCTCGAGCCGACGCTCCTCGAGGAGCCGACCGCGGCCTTCTACGACGCGATGCGCGACGTCGAGGCGATCCGCGAGCACGTCGTACCCCGCAACCCGAGCGAGGAGCGCACCGTCCTCGTCTGCGACGTCGGCGGCGGCACGACCGACCTCTCGCTGATGGCGATCGCCTACGCGCCGAAGGACAAGGGCGGCTTCAGCGTGCGCCGCGTCGCGGTCGGCCGCCACATCCTCCTCGGCGGCGACAACATGGACCTCACCCTCGCCCACCTCGCCGAGGCGCGGATCGCCCCTTCGCACGGGAGCGGCGAGCGGCTCGAGGCGGGCGAGCTCGCGCAGCTCGTGCTCGCGTGCCGCGAGGCGAAGGAGCGGATCCTCTCCTCCAAGAAGCGCGTCGACGAGGCGAAGGTCACGCTCCTCGGCAGGGGCGGCAAGCTCGTCGGCGGCGCGCGGAGCACGGTGCTCACGCGCGAGGAGGTCGAGCGCGTGGTGCTCGAGGGCTTCTTCCCCGCCGACGTGGAGGCGAACGCGGCGGCGCCGAAGACGCGCGGCGCGATCGTCGCGTTCGGGCTCCCGTACGAGCGCGACCCCGCGGTGACGCGGCACATTCGCCAGTTTCTTGCCCGTCATGCCAGTGAATTGCCCAGCGGCGCCCCCGACGTCGTGCTCTTGAACGGCGGCGTCTTCAACGCCGCGCCGATCGTGCGCGCGCTCAAGGCCGCGCTGAAGGTGTGGGCGGGCGAAGGCGCGAAGGCGCCCGCGATGTTGCCGGTCTCGGACCCCGATCTCGCGGTCGCGTGCGGCGCGGTCCGCTACGGCTTCGCGCGCCGCGGCCTCGGCGTGCGGATCGAGAGCGGCGCCGCCTTCGGCTACTACGTCGCGCTCGCGGACGAGCCGGGGCGCGCGAAGCGTGCAGTGTGCATACTTCCGCGCGGCGCGAAGGAGGGCGCGCGCCACGAGGCGGGGGACCGCGTGTTCGACCTCGTCGTCGGTCGCAGCGTCCGCTTCGACCTGTTCGCGAGCGACGTCGCGAAGGACGAGGCCGGCGCGCTCGTCACGATCGAGGAGGACACCTTCGACCGCCTGCCGCCCGTCGTCGCGAACCTGCCCGCCGGTCACAAGAAGGAGGACGCGGTGCGGGTGCGCCTCGGCGGCGAGCTCCTCACCACCGGACAGCTCGACCTCGCGTGCGCCGAGGTCGGCGGCGCGGGCCGGCGCTTCCGCCTCGAGTTCGCGCTCCGCGAAGGCGCCGCGCGCTCGGTCGGCCCGATCGCGCCCGCGTCGCTCGCCCCGCCCGCGCCGGTCGACAAACCCAAGCCCCCCGCGAAGCTCGAGGAGGCGACCGCGATCCTCGACAAGGTGTTCGCCAAGAAGAGCGACGCGAGCCCGCGCGAGGTGAAGGACGTCCTCCGCGATCTCGAGAAGACGATCGGCGATCGCCAGACCTGGACGATGGAGACGTGCCGCCACCTCGCCGATCGCCTCCTCTCGAACACCGGCGCGCGCCGCCGGAGCCCCAACCACGAGCGCGCGTACTGGCTCCTCCTCGGCTTCTGCATGCGCCCCGGCTTCGGCGATCCGGGCGATCCCGCGCGCGTCGAGCGCGCGTGGCCGACCTTCGAGGGGCGCCTCGGCTTCCCGGACGAGGCGCAGGGCTGGCAGCAGTTCTTCATCGCGTGGCGCCGGATGGCGGGCGGGCTCACGGAGGCGATGCAGCTCGCGATCCGCGACGCGATGGATCCGCTCGTCGCGCCGAAGGAGGCGAAGCTCAAGGCGCCGAAGCGCGTGCCGGAGGACGGCGGCGAGGCGCTCGTGATGCTCGCGGCGCTCGAGCGCGCCCCGGCGGAGCGGCGCGCAGAGCTCGGCGAGTGGATCGCGGAGAAGACGTGGACGAACGACGACGCGCGGCTCTGGACCGCGATCGGCCGCGTCGGCGCGCGCGTGCCGGTCTACGCGAGCGTGCACCACGTCGTCGCGCCGCGGCACGCCGAGGCGTGGCTCGATCGCCTCTTCCGGCTGAAGTGGGAGAGCGTCGCGACCGCGCCGCACGCGGCGGTGCAGCTCGCGCGCCTCACCGGCGATCGCGCGCGCGACGTCGGCGAGCGCCACCGGACCGAGGTCGAGAAGCGCCTCGTCGCCCAGGGCGCGAAGCCGGCGTGGATCCGATCCGTCCGCGAGCTCGCCGAGGTCGGCGAGGAGGAGCGCATCGCGATCCTCGGCGAGGGCCTCCCGATCGGCCTCAAGCTCGCGCAGTAG